The Bos taurus isolate L1 Dominette 01449 registration number 42190680 breed Hereford chromosome 18, ARS-UCD2.0, whole genome shotgun sequence genome has a window encoding:
- the NECTIN2 gene encoding nectin-2 isoform X2, with the protein MARAAALRPLRLSPPTLPLLPLLLLLLRETGAQDVRVQVAAEVRGNLGDTVELPCHLLPSAPEIRVSQVTWLRLDAPEGKQNVAIFHPQYGRSFPSPKPGKERLSFVNTAPSSGAGQGSELEVRDATLSLRGLTVEDEGNYTCEFATFPKGTSRGVTWLRVIAQPQNHAEKQEVTFNLDPVPVARCVSAGGRPPARVSWLSPLDGEAKETQGSGPLPGTVTVTSRYTVTPLSEADGVKVICKVEHESFQEPKLLPVILSVRYPPQVSISGYDDNWYIGRSEATLNCNVRSKPEPTGYDWSTTSGVFPASAVAQGPKLIVHSVDRLFNTTFICTVTNAVGTGQAEQVVLVRDTPRASPQGAGPVVWGAVGGTLLVLLLLAGGSLAFILLRVRRRKSPGGGGDGGTGGSYDPKTQVFGNGGPVFWTPADPGPLRPQGKDEEDEEDEEEKAEKGLMLPPPPALEDDLESQLDGSLISRRAIYV; encoded by the exons gaGCCCAGGATGTGCGAGTTCAGGTCGCCGCTGAGGTGCGGGGCAACCTGGGGGACACGGTAGAGCTGCCGTGCCACCTGCTGCCTTCAGCGCCTGAAATCCGAGTGTCCCAGGTGACGTGGCTGCGCCTGGACGCGCCCGAAGGCAAACAGAACGTGGCCATCTTCCACCCCCAGTATGGTCGCAGCTTCCCCAGCCCGAAGCCCGGCAAGGAGCGGCTGTCCTTCGTCAATACTGCACCGAGCTCGGGGGCCGGGCAAGGCTCGGAGCTGGAGGTGCGGGACGCCACGCTGTCCCTCCGGGGGCTGACGGTGGAGGACGAGGGCAACTACACTTGCGAGTTTGCCACCTTTCCCAAGGGCACCAGTCGGGGAGTCACCTGGCTCAGAGTCATAG cccagccccagaaCCATGCCGAGAAACAGGAGGTCACATTCAATTTGGATCCTGTACCCGTGGCCCGCTGTGTCTCCGCGGGTGGCCGACCACCTGCCCGGGTCTCCTGGCTCTCACCCTTGGACGGGGAGGCCAAAGAGACCCAGGGGTCGGGGCCCCTGCCTGGCACGGTCACCGTCACTAGCCGCTACACTGTGACACCCTTGAGCGAAGCAGACGGTGTCAAGGTCATCTGCAAAGTGGAACATGAGAGCTTCCAGGAGCCCAAACTGCTGCCAGTGATTCTCTCTGTGCGCT ACCCCCCCCAGGTCTCCATATCCGGCTATGATGACAACTGGTACATCGGCCGTAGTGAGGCCACCCTGAACTGTAACGTCCGCAGCAAACCAGAGCCCACGGGCTACGACTGGAGCAC GACTTCCGGTGTCTTCCCAGCCTCAGCAGTGGCCCAGGGCCCCAAGCTGATCGTCCACTCAGTGGACCGGCTGTTCAACACCACCTTCATCTGCACCGTCACCAATGCCGTGGGCACCGGCCAAGCCGAGCAGGTGGTCCTCGTTCGAG aCACCCCCCGGGCCTCGCCTCAAGGCGCAGGCCCAGTGGTGTGGGGGGCTGTGGGGGGGacactgctggtgctgctgcttctGGCTGGGGGGTCCTTGGCCTTCATCCTGCTGAGGGTGAGGAGAAGGAAGAGCCCCGGAGGAGGAGGAGACGGCGGCACAGGAGGGTCCTACGACCCGAAAACTCAGGTGTTTGGGAATGGGGGTCCCGTCTTCTGGACGCCCGCGGACCCTGGCCCCCTGAGGCCACAGGGCAAGGAcgaggaggacgaggaggacgaggaggagaaggcagagaaagGCCTCATGTTGCCGCCGCCCCCGGCGCTGGAGGACGACTTGGAGTCCCAGCTGGATGGCTCCCTCATCTCCCGGCGGGCGATTTACGtgtga
- the NECTIN2 gene encoding nectin-2 isoform X1, with protein MARAAALRPLRLSPPTLPLLPLLLLLLRETGAQDVRVQVAAEVRGNLGDTVELPCHLLPSAPEIRVSQVTWLRLDAPEGKQNVAIFHPQYGRSFPSPKPGKERLSFVNTAPSSGAGQGSELEVRDATLSLRGLTVEDEGNYTCEFATFPKGTSRGVTWLRVIAQPQNHAEKQEVTFNLDPVPVARCVSAGGRPPARVSWLSPLDGEAKETQGSGPLPGTVTVTSRYTVTPLSEADGVKVICKVEHESFQEPKLLPVILSVRYPPQVSISGYDDNWYIGRSEATLNCNVRSKPEPTGYDWSTTSGVFPASAVAQGPKLIVHSVDRLFNTTFICTVTNAVGTGQAEQVVLVRETPNTAGAGATGGIIGGIIAAIIATAVAATGILICRQQRKEQRLQGAEEEEELEGPPSYKPPTPKAKLEEPEMPSQLFTLGASEHSPLKTPYFDAGVSCAEQEMPRYHELPTLEERSGPLILGATSLGSPILVPPGPPAVERVSLDLEDEEEEEDYMDKINPIYDALSYSGPPESYQGKGFVMSRAMYV; from the exons gaGCCCAGGATGTGCGAGTTCAGGTCGCCGCTGAGGTGCGGGGCAACCTGGGGGACACGGTAGAGCTGCCGTGCCACCTGCTGCCTTCAGCGCCTGAAATCCGAGTGTCCCAGGTGACGTGGCTGCGCCTGGACGCGCCCGAAGGCAAACAGAACGTGGCCATCTTCCACCCCCAGTATGGTCGCAGCTTCCCCAGCCCGAAGCCCGGCAAGGAGCGGCTGTCCTTCGTCAATACTGCACCGAGCTCGGGGGCCGGGCAAGGCTCGGAGCTGGAGGTGCGGGACGCCACGCTGTCCCTCCGGGGGCTGACGGTGGAGGACGAGGGCAACTACACTTGCGAGTTTGCCACCTTTCCCAAGGGCACCAGTCGGGGAGTCACCTGGCTCAGAGTCATAG cccagccccagaaCCATGCCGAGAAACAGGAGGTCACATTCAATTTGGATCCTGTACCCGTGGCCCGCTGTGTCTCCGCGGGTGGCCGACCACCTGCCCGGGTCTCCTGGCTCTCACCCTTGGACGGGGAGGCCAAAGAGACCCAGGGGTCGGGGCCCCTGCCTGGCACGGTCACCGTCACTAGCCGCTACACTGTGACACCCTTGAGCGAAGCAGACGGTGTCAAGGTCATCTGCAAAGTGGAACATGAGAGCTTCCAGGAGCCCAAACTGCTGCCAGTGATTCTCTCTGTGCGCT ACCCCCCCCAGGTCTCCATATCCGGCTATGATGACAACTGGTACATCGGCCGTAGTGAGGCCACCCTGAACTGTAACGTCCGCAGCAAACCAGAGCCCACGGGCTACGACTGGAGCAC GACTTCCGGTGTCTTCCCAGCCTCAGCAGTGGCCCAGGGCCCCAAGCTGATCGTCCACTCAGTGGACCGGCTGTTCAACACCACCTTCATCTGCACCGTCACCAATGCCGTGGGCACCGGCCAAGCCGAGCAGGTGGTCCTCGTTCGAG AGACACCCAACACAGCCGGAGCAGGGGCCACAGGGGGCATCATTGGGGGCATCATCGCTGCCATCATCGCTACTGCTGTGGCCGCCACGGGCATCCTGATCTGCAGGCAGCAGCGGaaggagcagaggctgcagggggcagaggaggaggagga ACTGGAGGGACCTCCCTCATACAAGCCACCGACCCCAAAGGCAAAgctggaggaaccagagatg CCCTCCCAGCTCTTCACCCTGGGGGCCTCGGAGCACAGCCCACTCAAGACCCCCTACTTTGATGCTGGTGTCTCATGTGCCGAGCAG GAAATGCCTCGATACCATGAGCTTCCCACCTTGGAAGAGCGGTCAGGGCCCCTGATCCTTGGGGCCACAAGCCTGGGGTCCCCCATCCTGGTGCCCCCAGGGCCACCTGCTGTGGAGAGAGTCTCCCTGGATCTagaggacgaggaggaggaggaagactaTATGGACAAGATCAACCCCATCTACGATGCCCTGTCCTACTCCGGCCCCCCTGAGTCCTACCAGGGCAAAGGCTTTGTCATGTCCCGGGCCATGTATGTGTGA
- the NECTIN2 gene encoding nectin-2 precursor — translation MARAAALRPLRLSPPTLPLLPLLLLLLRETGAQDVRVQVAAEVRGNLGDTVELPCHLLPSAPEIRVSQVTWLRLDAPEGKQNVAIFHPQYGRSFPSPKPGKERLSFVNTAPSSGAGQGSELEVRDATLSLRGLTVEDEGNYTCEFATFPKGTSRGVTWLRVIAQPQNHAEKQEVTFNLDPVPVARCVSAGGRPPARVSWLSPLDGEAKETQGSGPLPGTVTVTSRYTVTPLSEADGVKVICKVEHESFQEPKLLPVILSVRYPPQVSISGYDDNWYIGRSEATLNCNVRSKPEPTGYDWSTTSGVFPASAVAQGPKLIVHSVDRLFNTTFICTVTNAVGTGQAEQVVLVRGDAGDLSTPESGRFPGGGNGSPLQYSSPENPMDRGAWQAAVHAVAESKIWLSD, via the exons gaGCCCAGGATGTGCGAGTTCAGGTCGCCGCTGAGGTGCGGGGCAACCTGGGGGACACGGTAGAGCTGCCGTGCCACCTGCTGCCTTCAGCGCCTGAAATCCGAGTGTCCCAGGTGACGTGGCTGCGCCTGGACGCGCCCGAAGGCAAACAGAACGTGGCCATCTTCCACCCCCAGTATGGTCGCAGCTTCCCCAGCCCGAAGCCCGGCAAGGAGCGGCTGTCCTTCGTCAATACTGCACCGAGCTCGGGGGCCGGGCAAGGCTCGGAGCTGGAGGTGCGGGACGCCACGCTGTCCCTCCGGGGGCTGACGGTGGAGGACGAGGGCAACTACACTTGCGAGTTTGCCACCTTTCCCAAGGGCACCAGTCGGGGAGTCACCTGGCTCAGAGTCATAG cccagccccagaaCCATGCCGAGAAACAGGAGGTCACATTCAATTTGGATCCTGTACCCGTGGCCCGCTGTGTCTCCGCGGGTGGCCGACCACCTGCCCGGGTCTCCTGGCTCTCACCCTTGGACGGGGAGGCCAAAGAGACCCAGGGGTCGGGGCCCCTGCCTGGCACGGTCACCGTCACTAGCCGCTACACTGTGACACCCTTGAGCGAAGCAGACGGTGTCAAGGTCATCTGCAAAGTGGAACATGAGAGCTTCCAGGAGCCCAAACTGCTGCCAGTGATTCTCTCTGTGCGCT ACCCCCCCCAGGTCTCCATATCCGGCTATGATGACAACTGGTACATCGGCCGTAGTGAGGCCACCCTGAACTGTAACGTCCGCAGCAAACCAGAGCCCACGGGCTACGACTGGAGCAC GACTTCCGGTGTCTTCCCAGCCTCAGCAGTGGCCCAGGGCCCCAAGCTGATCGTCCACTCAGTGGACCGGCTGTTCAACACCACCTTCATCTGCACCGTCACCAATGCCGTGGGCACCGGCCAAGCCGAGCAGGTGGTCCTCGTTCGAG gagacgcaggagacttgtctacccctgagtcaggaagattccctggaggaggaaatggcagcccactccagtattcttccccagagaatcccatggacagaggagcctggcaggctgcagtccatgcggtcgcagagtccaaaatatggctgagtgactga